A stretch of Dama dama isolate Ldn47 chromosome 22, ASM3311817v1, whole genome shotgun sequence DNA encodes these proteins:
- the GARIN6 gene encoding LOW QUALITY PROTEIN: Golgi-associated RAB2 interactor protein 6 (The sequence of the model RefSeq protein was modified relative to this genomic sequence to represent the inferred CDS: inserted 3 bases in 2 codons), translated as MAGDLTLPSELTYYTAKSSLAMRMFKTSVGKLQRQVYEGEYPIFQYAPVCASDFIQVSRKGDVMDLHNRTRMVTXGVAGTSPHLTLPDVMLLAPPAATCDDPNRHSPAAQERGKXATQILGLTRLLPLKFVEISIHNSKKQQLCLKLATGHSFYLQLCPPPDRGDLFIQWKNLIYILRPSANAHSTTQATPARNIPDIIGFKKEKKCPVVKSQKDGARVLRENS; from the exons CATACTACACAGCCAAAAGCAGTCTTGCCATGCGTATGTTTAAGACCTCCGTGGGGAAACTGCAGCGACAAGTGTACGAGGGGGAGTACCCTATATTCCAATATGCACCAGTGTGTGCAAGTGACTTTATACAGGTCAGCAGGAAAGGAGACGTGATGGATCTGCACAACCGCACCCGAATGGTGAC GGGCGTCGCTGGCACCAGCCCCCACCTCACACTGCCTGATGTCATGCTGCTGGCCCCACCAGCTGCCACCTGTGATGACCCTAACAGGCACAGCCCTGCTGCCCAGGAGAGAGGTA AAGCTACACAGATTTTAGGGCTAACCAGGCTGCTTCCCTTGAAGTTTGTAGAGATATCCATTCATAACAGTAAAAAACAACAGCTCTGCCTGAAGCTTGCCACTGGCCACTCTTTTTACCTTCAGCTGTGTCCCCCTCCAGATAGAGGGGATCTTTTTATTCAGTGGAAAAACCTAATTTATATCCTGAGACCATCAGCAAATGCTCACAGCACAACCCAGGCCACCCCAGCTAGGAACATTCCGGACATAATTGGatttaagaaagagaagaagtgcccagtggttaagtctcaAAAAGATGGGGCCAGGGTGCTTAGGGAGAATAGCTAA